CTAGGATAGGATCATGTTCAGTCACATCTCCCTTCGCGTTCGCGACCTGCCCGCCAGCGTGCGCTTCTACCAAGCCTTTCTCGCGCCGCTCGGCTACGGCGTGGCCCACCAAGACGACGAGAGCGCCGGCTTCGGTCCGCCGGACCAACCCATGTTCTGGCTCACGCTCGGCGGGGCGCCGAGCGCCAACGCGCACCTCGCCTTCGCGGCCGCCGACGACGCGACCGTCGATCGCGCGTACGCGGCCGGACTCGCCGCGGGCGGGCGCGACAACGGCAAGCCGGAGCTGATCCCCGACTACGGGCCGACCTACTACGGCGGCTTCCTGTTCGACCCCGACGGCAACAACGTCGAGGCCGTGCACAGCTGACCCGCTAGGGCGCGATCGCGATCGCCTGCAGACCGTGGGCGTCGAACAGCCGGCGCAGCGTGCCGTCGGTCTTCGCTTGCGCGAGGAACGCCGACACGTACGCGAGCGCGGCCGGATGATCGAGCGGCACCGCGACCGCGGTCTTCGTCTGCTGGAACGCGCCGGGCAGAACGCGCGAGCCGGGGAGCTGCGCCGAGAGCGGGACCAGCTGGTCGCGCAGGTTGGCGAACGCGTCGATCGTACCGGCCCGCATCCCGGCGACGATGTCGTCGACCTTCTGCACGCCGACGACGGTGTTGTGCGCGAGCGCGCGCTGCGCGCCGCGCAGCGTCGTCGTGTTGGCGACGGCCACGACCTTCACGGCCGGATTGTCGAGATCGGCGAAGCTCTGCGCCGTCGAGCCCGGCCGCACCAGAAAGGTCGCGTCGGCGGAATTGTAGATCGGCCCGAACGCCATCTTCTGCGCGCGCGCGGCGTCTTCGGGGACGAAGGTGACGTCCCACGCGCCGCTCGCCGCGGCGTCGGTGATCTGCCCCGAGTTCTCGTATTTGACGAACGTCACCGGAACGCCGAGCCGCTGCGCCAGCGCGCGGCCGAGGTCGACCGGCACGCCGGTCACGCTCCCATCGGGTCCGACCGCCGACCAGAACGGCCCGCCCAGGTTGCTGATGGCGACCGCGACCCGCAGCGTGCCGGTCGGTGCCAGCTCGTCCTTCGCGGTCGGGGCGGCCTGCGCGGCGGGCGGTGCCAGTGCCGCGAGCGCGGCCAGGAGCAACGAGAGCGCGGTGCGGCGGTACAGCTTCATGGCGCCCCCTTCGTCGATGGCGGCTCGGTACCCGGTATACCAGGGCTCGGCATCCGCCTCGCATAACGTCGGGCCGTTCCGTCTTCCAGGAGGCGTCCATGAGCGAGCTCTCGCGCGGCGAATTCTTCGGTGTCACGGCGGCGACCGGCGTGGCCGGCGCGGTCAACCCGGGCGGCGCGGTCGTCGCGGCCCCCGGCGGCAACGCCACCCTGACGACGCGTTGGTACGGCGGCGGCGTCTTCGAGCTGGCGACGCCCGACGACAAGACGATCGTGCTGGTGGACTGTTGGATCTGGAACAACTCCGGCTGGAAGGCGTTCAACCTCGAGAAGCCGCCCGAGTTCGCCAGCGCCGCCGCCTACGCGGCGCACATCAAGAGCCGCAAGCCGGACGTGGTGATCGTCACGCTCTCGCACGACCACGGCGACCACATCGGCGACTACTTCGAGACGCTGGCGGCGCTGGTCGCGGCCGGCGTCGACGTGAAGACGGTCGGCCAGAGCGATCTCATGCGCGTCGGCCTGGTGCCCAAGTTCAAGGCGGCCGGCCTGGACAACACGGCGCTCGTGCTCAACAACGGCGCCGGGATGAACTTCGGCGGCCACGCCGCGTACAAAGGCGTGCAGACGTTCCTGGTTCCCGCCGTTCACTCGTGCGCGTCGGGCTTCCCGGCCGCGGGCTTCATCATCGACGTCGGCGGGGCACGCGTCTACGCCTCGGGCGACACCGACATGTACGGCGACATGGCGACGGTCGGCGGCCGCTATCACCCGGACCTGGCCGTCGTGTGCGCCGGCAACGGCGCGTTCACCATGGGCCCGGCCGACGCGGCGTACACCTGCAAGCTGATGGGCGTCACGCAAGCGATCCCGGTGCACTACGCGCACAACCCGCTGGTGCTGGGGCCGCAGGCCGCCGACCTGTTCCGCGGCGCGCTGGCGAGCGCGGCGCCGCAGGCGAAGGCGACCACGTTCGCCCATCCCGGCGAACGCCTCACCCTGACCATCGCCCGGAACCCGAACCGAGCCTAGACCGAGGGCGCGCGGGGCCGGAACCCCGCGCGATCAGCGCAAGTAGCCGAACTCGTAGCCGCGCGCGACCAACTGTGGCCGCGAGCGGGCGGAGAGCTTCGCGAAGAGCATGCGAATGTGGAACTCCACCGTCGCCGTGCTCCGGCCGATCACGACCGCGATCTCCTTGCTCTGCAATCCCTCGGCGAGACCCTGAATGATCCGCAACTCGGTCGCGGTGAGCCGCTGCTTCGACTCGCTCGACGCCGAGGGGACCGGTTCAGGTCTCGTCACCACTTCACCCAGCATGGAACCTCCGTCTCCGAAGTACCATGCGCGGCCTCGGCTTGTCGACATGGAAAATTACCTGGTTGACGGCCGGGGTGCCGGCCAGGTATGGTAATGCCCTACGACGCGTGCACGTCCGCACGCGCGCGGATTTGGTATTCCTAATGCCGGGATAATCCGAAGATCCGCGCGTCGTCCGCCTCGATGAGGTCCAGCACTCGGTCGAAGCGCGCTTGCAGCTCGGCCGGATAGAACTGGTCGAACAGCGCGCGCATCTCGCCGGTGACACGGCTGCAGGCGAAACCTTCCATCTTGGCGTTGATCGCCGGCGCGTCCAGACCGACTGTTCGTTCGGCGATCCAGCGCTCGACCTCGGCCTCGTCGGCCGCACCCGCGACGACCTCGCGCAGCTCGGTGAGATCGATCTTCGTGTAGTAGGCCCACAGCTCCGAGAACCCGACCGTCGTGACGTACCCGTTGAGGTTCCCGCCCGGCAGCGATGCGCGCAGCTTGTCGACGACGCGTGCCGTGAAGACGATGCCCGCGAGCCGGGCGTGCGGCGAGCGCGGCGGCCCCAGGGTGAAGTCCAACGGTTCCATGTCGAGTTCGGACTACACGCCCGCGGAGGTCACTCCCTGGCGCGAACGCGATAACATCCGCTGGCGTCGACCTCGACGCGCCGCATGCCTATCGACAGCCCGCGCAGCGCGTGGTCCCAGAACGTGAGCACCGTGACGACCACCGGCGTCAGCGTCGCGAGCAGCGTGCGGACGCGTTGCGAGACGGCCAGGACGTCGCGTTGCCAGGCGGGATGGTCGGGCGGGAAGATCGGCCCGATCTCGGCCGCCGAAACGTCCTCGCCGGCGTCGTTGCCGGCCCGCGGCACGGGCGACAACGGCAGCGTCGGCTGTTGCGCGCGGCGCACGGGACTACATCCGCTCCGGCGCGAGCGCCACGCGCAAGCGCTTCACCGCCAGCAGGTGCAGCTGCGAGACGCGCTGCGGCGAGATGCCGAGCGGACCGCCCAGCGAGCGCAGCGATCGTTCGCCGTAGTAGTGCGCCAGCACGATGCGGCGCTGGCGCGGCGGTAGGGCGTCGATCGCGGCGCGGATGCGGGCGCGCTCCGCGCGCTCGGCGGCGACTTGCTGCGGATCGCCGCCCGCGTCGAGCACGAGTCGTTCGCCGATCGGCAGCGCGACGTCGAGCGAGAGGGGCACCGCGCGGTGCGCGTCGATGCGCGCGCGTGCCAAGGCCGGATCGCGTGCCGCCAGCGACTGCAGGCTCGGCACGTAGCCCAGCCGCTGCGCCTGCGCGAAGCGCGCGTTCTCGGCGTTGCGCACGCGCCGGCGCACCCGCTCGGAGACGGGATCGAGCCGCCGCATCCCGTTGAGCATCGCGCCCAGCACGACCTTGCGCGCGTACTGCTCGAGCGGGATGTTGCGCGCCGGGTCGTAAGCGTCGACGGCGCGGATCAGCCCCACGCTGCCGTCGCCGATCAAGTCGTCCATGTCGGCGCCCGGCACCATGCGGTGCAGCCGCTTCGCGACCGCGCGCACGACGGGCAGCAGCGCGCGGATCTGCGCTTCGCGATCGTCGGTGCTCATCGCCGCACGCGCACGAACAGCGTGTCCGCGACCTCGCCGATCACGATTTCGCCGACCGGTCCCAAGCCTGCCGCCAGCGGTTTGAGGATCTCGCGAAAGAGCACCGCGCTCAGCACGTCCTGCACGCGCGGTGCCGGCGCCGGCAGCGGTTCAGCCGCGATGGAGGTTGTTGGCGATCCGCAGCATCTCATCGGCCGCCTGCACTCCCTTCGCGTTGGCCTCGTACGCCCGTTGCGCGCCGAGGATCTGCATCATCGACTCGACGATCGAAACCGTGCTCTTCTCGAGCATCCCGAACGCCAGCGACGGTGCGCCGCGCATCCCCGGCACGATCAGGCCCGGCCGGCCGGAGGCCTCGGTGCGCGCGAACAGCGTCGCGCTGAGCGGCCGCAGCGCCTCCGGTGCCGGAAACTCCGCCAGCCGCAGGTGTGCGATCGTGCGATCCGCTTGGCCGGGAACGTCGACGCTGACGCGACCGTCGCGCGCGACGCGCACCGCGATCGCGTCGGCCGGAATCCGCACGCCCGCCAGCGCCCAGCCGGCGGCGTCGCGCACGCGGCCGTCAGCCTGCCGCGCGAACGCGCCGGCGCGCGTGTACGCGCGCTGCCCGTCGCGCTCGACGACGAAAAAGCCCGGTCCGTCGATGGCCAGGTCGAACGGGCCGCCGCTGCGCTCGAGCTTGCCCTGCACGAACACCGGATGGCGGCCGACCGCCACCGTCCCCAGGCCGATCCCGCCGGCGCGCACGTCGGCGAACGTCTCGGTCGCGCCCTTGAAGCCGGCGACGTCGGCGTTGGCGAGGTTGTCGGCGACGACTTCGAGCTCGAGCTGCTGCGCCGCCATGCCGCTGGCGGCGGCGAACATCGCGCGGTTCATTGCACGCGCCCGATCTCGTTGGCCGCCTTCTCGCGCGTCGCGTCGAGCGCGAGCAGCGTCTTCTGCGCCGTCTCGAACGCGCGCTGCGCGGTCAGGATCGCCAGCGTTTCGTCGACCGCGTTGACCGCGCTGGATTCGAGCGCGCCGGCCTGGACGTGCGTTCCCGGCGGCAGCGGCAGCCGGTCGACGACGCGCCCGCGATCGTGGACGAGCCCGTCGGCGTCGACTCGCGCATCGGGCGAGACGCGCAAGGCGCCGCACGCGCCGTGGAGCCGCTGCCCGCGGTCGTCGACCAGCCAGCCGTCACGATCGCGACTGAACGCGCCTTCGCGCGTCGTTCGGTCGCCGACGCGAAACACGCCCGGCCCCAGCAGCGCGAGATCGAATTGCCGCCCCGTCGCGCGCATCGCGCCTTGCTCGGGGCTGACGCGCGTGGTGACGGCGAGCCCGTGCGGCGTCAGCCGAACGTCGGCGATCGTCTTGCGGAACCCGTCGCTGGCGGCGTTGGCCAGATCGTGGGTCGCCACGTCCAGCTCGGCGCGCGCGGCCCGCATCGCCGAGCCCATCCACTCCATTCCGTCCATGCCGGCATGCTAGGCCGTTGCCGTGTGCGGCTCGTTGCCGAGAAATGTCCGCTCGATGAGCGCAGCGAAGCGCGGGCTCCATGCGGCGGCTTGCGTTACGAGCAGTCCTCATCGCCGGCGCGCTCGACGTCGTGCTGACCTACGGGCTCATGTTCGCTGCGACCATCGCTCTCAGCGCGCTCACCGCAATCGCCGGCGTTCCCTCCGGCGGCGACTGGGAGTTGATGACGGTGCTCCGTATCGCCGTCTGGCTCGCGTCGCTCGCTTGCGGCTACCTGGCCGCGCGGCTGGCAGGCCACGACGCGCTCCTCAACGGCACGCTCGCCGCATCGGGTGTTTTCGTGATCGGCCTGCTGACCAGCCACGTGTGGGAGGGCTGGAGCTCGGGGTTGCTGGGCCTCCCGCTCAGTCCGGTGCCGGCGTTCCTCGGGGGCCTGGCGTGGTTGCTCCAGCAGCGGGCAAAGGCAGCGCGCGGCCTCGCGGAATCCACCGGCCCGGTGGCGTAACTCGCAAGAACAGGACGGGCGGGAGCGGTCTCCCCCCAGCAGAGGGACGGCATGAATATCGGGATCTTGGGCTCCGGCAACATCGGAGGAAACGCCGCGCGTCTGTTCGCTCGCGCCGGCCACCACGTCCGGATCGCCAACTCCCGTGGGGCGGCCTCGCTGCAGGGCTTGGCGAGCGAGATCGGCTCGAACGTGACCCCCTCGGAGGCCCAGGACGCCGTCGACGCCTCCGACGTCATCCTGATCGCGGTCCCCTGGACCAAGCGCGAGGAGACCCTGGGCGAGCTCGAAGGCTGGGACGGCAAGATCGTCATCGACGCGATGAACGCCTACACCGAAGACTTCGAGATCGAGGACCTGGGGACCAAGACCTCGACCGAGTTCACGCGCGCGCTCGTCCCGGGCGCCCGCATCGTCAAGGCCTTCAACACGATGTTCTACAAGCGGCTGGCCGGCGAGGGGAAGTCGAAGGGCTCCAAAGGGCGCCTGGCGATGCCGGTCGCCGCGGACGACCCGACCGCCAAGCGGGTCGTCATGGACCTCATCGACGAGATCGGATTCGACCCGGTCGACAACGGCGGGCTGGTCGACGGCGGCCGCACGCAGCAGCCCGGCTCGCCGATCTACAACCAGCCGCTGACCGCCGCCGAGCTCAAGAACCAGCTGGCACGGCGGTAGCCGTTCGCACCGGCTTCACGGCGCGTTCGCAGCCGCGCGCTATCGTGCGGTCATGGCTACGCTGCGCGATTTCACCAACGTCCACTGCGATTACGGCATCGTCCCGCTGCGCCTGGCGAAGGCGCTCGGCGCCCACCCCGACATGGCACTGCGCGTCCCGGTCGGCGACCTTCACGTCGAGAAAGACGTCGTCGTCCACCTCTCGCCCAAGCCCGGCTACCCGGGCTACGAGCTGTTCGACATCCACTGGGAGCCCAAGGAAGGCGGTCCGTATCCGTCCTTCGCCGGGACGCTGAGCATCGCCGACGAGGGCGCGGGCTGGAGCCGCGTCGACCTCGACGGCACCTACGCGCCGCCGCTGGGGCCCATCGGTCTGGTCTTCGACGCCATGGTCGGCCACCGGATCGCGGCCGCGACCGCCGCGCTGCTGCTGGCCGAGATCAAACGG
The window above is part of the Candidatus Sulfotelmatobacter sp. genome. Proteins encoded here:
- a CDS encoding VOC family protein produces the protein MFSHISLRVRDLPASVRFYQAFLAPLGYGVAHQDDESAGFGPPDQPMFWLTLGGAPSANAHLAFAAADDATVDRAYAAGLAAGGRDNGKPELIPDYGPTYYGGFLFDPDGNNVEAVHS
- a CDS encoding transporter substrate-binding domain-containing protein, with amino-acid sequence MKLYRRTALSLLLAALAALAPPAAQAAPTAKDELAPTGTLRVAVAISNLGGPFWSAVGPDGSVTGVPVDLGRALAQRLGVPVTFVKYENSGQITDAAASGAWDVTFVPEDAARAQKMAFGPIYNSADATFLVRPGSTAQSFADLDNPAVKVVAVANTTTLRGAQRALAHNTVVGVQKVDDIVAGMRAGTIDAFANLRDQLVPLSAQLPGSRVLPGAFQQTKTAVAVPLDHPAALAYVSAFLAQAKTDGTLRRLFDAHGLQAIAIAP
- a CDS encoding MBL fold metallo-hydrolase translates to MSELSRGEFFGVTAATGVAGAVNPGGAVVAAPGGNATLTTRWYGGGVFELATPDDKTIVLVDCWIWNNSGWKAFNLEKPPEFASAAAYAAHIKSRKPDVVIVTLSHDHGDHIGDYFETLAALVAAGVDVKTVGQSDLMRVGLVPKFKAAGLDNTALVLNNGAGMNFGGHAAYKGVQTFLVPAVHSCASGFPAAGFIIDVGGARVYASGDTDMYGDMATVGGRYHPDLAVVCAGNGAFTMGPADAAYTCKLMGVTQAIPVHYAHNPLVLGPQAADLFRGALASAAPQAKATTFAHPGERLTLTIARNPNRA
- a CDS encoding helix-turn-helix transcriptional regulator translates to MTRPEPVPSASSESKQRLTATELRIIQGLAEGLQSKEIAVVIGRSTATVEFHIRMLFAKLSARSRPQLVARGYEFGYLR
- a CDS encoding DUF5069 domain-containing protein, with translation MEPLDFTLGPPRSPHARLAGIVFTARVVDKLRASLPGGNLNGYVTTVGFSELWAYYTKIDLTELREVVAGAADEAEVERWIAERTVGLDAPAINAKMEGFACSRVTGEMRALFDQFYPAELQARFDRVLDLIEADDARIFGLSRH
- a CDS encoding sigma-70 family RNA polymerase sigma factor, with the translated sequence MSTDDREAQIRALLPVVRAVAKRLHRMVPGADMDDLIGDGSVGLIRAVDAYDPARNIPLEQYARKVVLGAMLNGMRRLDPVSERVRRRVRNAENARFAQAQRLGYVPSLQSLAARDPALARARIDAHRAVPLSLDVALPIGERLVLDAGGDPQQVAAERAERARIRAAIDALPPRQRRIVLAHYYGERSLRSLGGPLGISPQRVSQLHLLAVKRLRVALAPERM
- a CDS encoding flagellar hook-basal body complex protein; its protein translation is MNRAMFAAASGMAAQQLELEVVADNLANADVAGFKGATETFADVRAGGIGLGTVAVGRHPVFVQGKLERSGGPFDLAIDGPGFFVVERDGQRAYTRAGAFARQADGRVRDAAGWALAGVRIPADAIAVRVARDGRVSVDVPGQADRTIAHLRLAEFPAPEALRPLSATLFARTEASGRPGLIVPGMRGAPSLAFGMLEKSTVSIVESMMQILGAQRAYEANAKGVQAADEMLRIANNLHRG
- a CDS encoding flagellar basal body rod C-terminal domain-containing protein, whose translation is MDGMEWMGSAMRAARAELDVATHDLANAASDGFRKTIADVRLTPHGLAVTTRVSPEQGAMRATGRQFDLALLGPGVFRVGDRTTREGAFSRDRDGWLVDDRGQRLHGACGALRVSPDARVDADGLVHDRGRVVDRLPLPPGTHVQAGALESSAVNAVDETLAILTAQRAFETAQKTLLALDATREKAANEIGRVQ